One window of the Dreissena polymorpha isolate Duluth1 chromosome 5, UMN_Dpol_1.0, whole genome shotgun sequence genome contains the following:
- the LOC127831894 gene encoding uncharacterized protein LOC127831894, with the protein MDFNRNTISTDNQDFRYDHCYFDDFSIGSSVSVTTCDNSDASWKISRRVVELDTLAESLSACSSCQVPMNLVNTVGSRDFGQACVLEIQCSNCGAINNVASGRKHDRVYDMNTKLALGIQRTVQEVRAGPTYCSNIEDQDVEVTTLPPPVPKPGPAGLDTTGKEFVFFDLETRGLERTSHIIQIAAVHSTGQFSTYVMPEKKMSLKASEISGVTVVGDSMLVKGHKVTAVPIKSALTSFITFLQKFSPEILVGHNIECI; encoded by the exons ATGGATTTCAATAGAAATactatttccaccgacaatcaagatttccggtatgaccactgttattttgacgatttttctatcggatcgtcggtaagcgtgaccacatgtgacaacagcgatgcCAGTTGGAAAATTAGTAGACGTGTTGTTGAACTCGACACATTGGCCGAATCGCTTTCAGCATGCAGTTCTTGCCAAGTGCCCATGAATTTAGTTAACACAGTAGGAAGCAGGGATTTCGGACAGGCATGTGTTTTGGAAATACAGTGTAGCAATTGTGGTGCCATCAATAATGTGGCTTCTGGACGGAAACATGACAGAGTTTATGACATGAACACAAAGCTTGCATTAG gcattcaaaggacAGTGCAAGAAGTACGAGCGGGACCAACATActgttcaaacatagaggaccaagaTGTTGAAGTTACAACTTTACCCCCACCTGTACCCAAGCCTGGTCCAGCAGggctagacactactgggaaggaatttgttttctttgatttggaaacaagagggttag agcgtacttctcacataattcagatagctgcagtgcattcaactggTCAGTTTTCAACATATGTGATGCCTGAGAAGAAGATGTCCTTGAAAGCGTCAGAAATAAGTGGAGTGACAGTTGTTGGCGACTCTATGCTTGTAAAGGGACATAAagtaacagctgtccccatcaaatctgcattgacaagttttataacattcttacagaaattttcaCCAGAAATTTTAGTTGGGCATAACATAGAGTGTAtttga